The following coding sequences lie in one Phragmites australis chromosome 8, lpPhrAust1.1, whole genome shotgun sequence genomic window:
- the LOC133926574 gene encoding uncharacterized protein LOC133926574 translates to MAWTKVSIKSVDAGIRPNQHHAIDMDGPAARAVDPTCQVAAHREAKGGGYVKYGAPAGTAASIKSTRRAAPRPPPPTHTTAAPRPKKTPRIPMDAAAGGHGGAAEAEAGLDDADAVFVSRRGHRCCGCFWAPPWPSSSSSSPQARNADEWWHGVGEGGAARLRWWRRGVDALMKVREWSELVAGPRWKTFIRRFRRSPRHGGAGGGGGGRTLNYDPLSYALNFDEGHGASSEGDHAGYRDFSARFVAPPGSAKSSMDLCGRDAPQPFHHHHHHPQPLPHSPRPHPAAARG, encoded by the coding sequence ATGGCATGGACCAAGGTATCTATCAAGTCTGTGGACGCTGGAATCCGACCAAACCAGCACCACGCCATTGACATGGACGGCCCAGCGGCGCGGGCTGTAGACCCGACATGTCAGGTGGCCGCGCATCGCGAGGCAAAGGGCGGCGGTTATGTTAAGTACGGTGCGCCCGCCGGAACCGCCGCCTCAATAAAATCCActcgccgcgccgcgccgcgcccgcctccccccacacacacaaccgccgcgccgcgccccAAGAAAACGCCCAGAATTCCCAtggacgccgccgccggcggccaCGGGGGAGccgcggaggcggaggctggTCTCGACGACGCGGACGCCGTCTTCGTCTCCCGGCGCGGGCACCGCTGCTGCGGATGCTTCTGGGCGCCGCCGTGgccttcgtcgtcgtcgtcgtctccgcAAGCCCGCAACGCGGACGAGTGGTGGCACGGCGTCGGGGAAGGAGGGGCGGCGAGgctgcggtggtggcggcgcggGGTGGACGCACTCATGAAGGTGCGGGAGTGGTCGGAGCTGGTGGCCGGCCCGCGGTGGAAAACCTTCATCCGGCGGTTCCGGCGCAGCCCCCGCCAcggcggcgcgggaggaggcggaggagggcggACGCTCAACTACGACCCGCTCAGCTACGCGCTCAACTTCGACGAGGGCCACGGCGCCAGCTCCGAGGGCGACCACGCGGGCTACCGCGACTTCTCTGCGCGCTTCGTCGCGCCGCCGGGCTCCGCCAAGTCGTCCATGGACCTCTGCGGCCGCGACGCGCCGCAGCccttccaccaccaccaccaccacccgcaGCCGCTGCCGCACTCCCCGCGCCCGCACCCAGCCGCCGCGAGGGGTTGA